In a genomic window of Methylovirgula sp. 4M-Z18:
- the bcp gene encoding thioredoxin-dependent thiol peroxidase, translating into MPHSLTAGDPAPAFSLPDEAGGSRSLADFAGKKLVLYFYPQDNTPTCTQEAIDFNRLKGAFQKAETEIVGISPDPLKSHSKFKTKHALDLTLLSDEQRAVLEAYGVWKEKVMFGNRYMGVERTTFLIDAQGKIAQVWNKVRIKGHAEAVLQAAEALG; encoded by the coding sequence ATGCCGCATTCATTAACGGCCGGCGATCCGGCCCCCGCTTTTTCTTTGCCCGACGAGGCCGGCGGCAGCCGTTCGCTCGCCGATTTTGCCGGCAAGAAGCTCGTTTTGTATTTCTATCCGCAGGACAACACGCCGACCTGCACCCAGGAGGCGATAGATTTCAACCGGCTGAAGGGCGCCTTCCAAAAGGCCGAAACGGAGATCGTCGGGATCTCGCCGGATCCGCTCAAATCACATAGCAAATTCAAGACCAAACACGCGCTCGACCTCACCCTGCTCTCGGACGAACAGCGCGCGGTTCTGGAGGCTTACGGCGTCTGGAAAGAGAAGGTGATGTTCGGCAACCGATATATGGGCGTCGAGCGCACCACCTTCTTGATCGACGCGCAGGGTAAGATCGCGCAGGTCTGGAACAAGGTCCGGATCAAGGGTCACGCCGAGGCGGTGTTGCAGGCAGCCGAGGCGCTGGGGTAG
- a CDS encoding penicillin-binding protein 1A, which translates to MRIIGRFLGFLFSTLAILFLIGAAVGIALYFYFEQDLPDTTQLQSYEPPVLTRVHAADGSLLAEYSHERRLYLPSADIPPLVKQAFISAEDKNFYMHNGVDPEGILRAAMILVAGGHHMQGASTITQQVAKNFLVGDERSFVRKAKEAILALRIEHAYSKDHILELYLNKIFFGLGNYGVAAAALNYFDKSVNELTIAEAAYLAALPKGPNNYNPFRNRDAAIQRRNYVIDRMVENGYISRADGDKAMREPLNVKLRVLTPDTYVAGYFAEEVRRELLARYGEQKVYEGGLSVHTTLDPAMQQLARKSLVDGLIRFDEAHGWRGPVTHIDIGNDWGPPLAAVPGLGDVPGWRLAVVLDSSNDQAMRIGMQPKYEKSGDVGPEREIGLVPPDGAKWTNQKFRTLAGPGDVVYVEALPGKPGQWRLRQVPEISGAIVAMDPHTGRVLAMVGGFSYDQSEFNRATQALRQPGSSFKPFVYAAALDGNGTMPSGTPFNPTSLIENGPITIDQGNGELWTPKNFEEGEAAGSHPLRWGVEHSMNLMTVRLAQAVGMPVIVEYAKRFGVYDDLMPVLSMSLGAGETTVMRMVTAYSMFDNGGQRIQATLIDRIQDRTGKTIFRHDERICKGCDADAWHDQPEPRLVVKPDQVIDPATAYQITSILEGVIQRGTGVSISVLHRHLAGKTGTTNDAKDLWFVGFSTDLCVGLYLGYDRPRSMGGSAQAATYAAPIFRDFMAQALKDKPDVPFRVPRGIHLMPIGNGIIEAFKDDEYPDNGEVLGGESAAAAGAGGATPDADRAVGPGTGGLY; encoded by the coding sequence ATGCGGATAATTGGCCGTTTTCTGGGTTTTCTGTTCTCGACGCTCGCCATTCTGTTCCTGATCGGCGCAGCGGTGGGTATCGCCCTGTATTTCTATTTTGAGCAGGATCTGCCCGATACAACCCAGTTGCAAAGTTACGAGCCGCCGGTTCTGACCCGCGTGCATGCGGCAGACGGTTCGCTCTTGGCAGAATATTCGCACGAACGCCGGCTCTATCTGCCGAGCGCCGATATTCCGCCGCTGGTCAAGCAAGCCTTCATTTCCGCCGAGGACAAGAATTTTTACATGCATAACGGTGTCGATCCCGAAGGCATCCTACGCGCCGCGATGATCTTGGTGGCCGGGGGCCATCACATGCAGGGTGCCTCGACCATTACCCAGCAGGTGGCGAAGAACTTCCTCGTCGGCGATGAGCGCTCCTTCGTGCGTAAAGCCAAGGAAGCGATTCTGGCCCTGCGCATCGAACATGCTTATTCCAAGGACCACATCCTCGAGCTTTATCTCAACAAAATCTTCTTCGGTCTCGGCAATTACGGCGTCGCCGCGGCCGCTCTGAATTATTTCGACAAATCCGTCAACGAATTGACGATCGCCGAGGCGGCCTATCTCGCCGCGCTGCCGAAAGGCCCGAATAATTACAATCCGTTCCGCAATCGTGACGCCGCGATCCAGCGCCGCAATTACGTTATCGACCGCATGGTCGAGAACGGCTACATCAGCCGCGCCGACGGCGACAAGGCGATGCGAGAGCCGCTCAACGTAAAATTGCGCGTGCTGACGCCGGATACTTATGTTGCCGGCTATTTCGCCGAAGAGGTGCGCCGCGAGCTGTTGGCGCGTTATGGCGAACAGAAAGTCTACGAGGGTGGCCTTTCGGTGCATACGACCCTTGATCCGGCGATGCAGCAGCTTGCCCGCAAATCTCTGGTCGACGGTTTGATCCGCTTTGACGAGGCGCATGGCTGGCGCGGTCCGGTGACCCATATCGATATCGGCAACGATTGGGGCCCGCCGCTGGCGGCGGTGCCGGGGCTCGGCGACGTGCCCGGCTGGCGTCTGGCGGTCGTGCTGGATTCGAGCAACGATCAGGCGATGCGTATCGGCATGCAGCCGAAATACGAGAAATCGGGCGATGTCGGCCCCGAGCGCGAGATCGGCCTCGTGCCGCCGGATGGCGCCAAATGGACCAATCAGAAATTCCGCACGCTCGCGGGGCCGGGCGACGTGGTCTATGTCGAGGCGCTGCCCGGCAAGCCGGGCCAATGGCGGTTGCGCCAGGTGCCGGAGATTTCCGGCGCCATCGTCGCCATGGATCCGCATACGGGCCGTGTGCTGGCGATGGTCGGCGGCTTCTCCTATGACCAATCCGAATTCAACCGCGCGACTCAGGCCTTGCGCCAGCCGGGCTCGTCCTTCAAACCCTTCGTTTATGCTGCGGCGCTTGACGGCAACGGTACGATGCCGAGTGGCACGCCGTTCAATCCGACCTCGCTGATCGAGAACGGCCCGATCACGATCGACCAGGGCAACGGCGAACTCTGGACCCCGAAAAACTTCGAAGAAGGCGAGGCGGCCGGCTCGCATCCGCTGCGCTGGGGTGTTGAGCATTCGATGAACCTGATGACCGTTCGCCTCGCGCAGGCGGTCGGCATGCCGGTCATCGTGGAATATGCCAAACGGTTCGGCGTCTATGACGATCTGATGCCGGTTCTGTCCATGTCGCTCGGCGCGGGCGAGACCACCGTCATGCGCATGGTGACGGCATACTCGATGTTCGATAACGGCGGCCAACGGATTCAGGCGACGTTGATCGACCGTATCCAGGACCGCACCGGCAAGACGATCTTCCGGCATGACGAGCGGATCTGCAAAGGCTGTGATGCCGATGCCTGGCATGACCAGCCCGAACCGCGCCTCGTCGTTAAGCCCGATCAGGTGATCGATCCCGCCACGGCCTATCAGATCACCTCGATTCTTGAAGGTGTGATTCAACGCGGCACGGGTGTGTCGATCTCCGTGCTTCACCGCCATCTCGCCGGCAAGACCGGCACGACGAACGACGCGAAGGATTTGTGGTTCGTCGGCTTTTCTACCGATCTTTGCGTCGGTCTCTATCTTGGCTATGATCGGCCGCGCTCCATGGGCGGGTCGGCCCAGGCCGCAACCTATGCCGCGCCGATCTTCCGCGATTTCATGGCTCAGGCTCTAAAGGACAAGCCGGACGTACCATTTCGCGTACCCCGTGGCATTCACCTGATGCCGATCGGCAACGGCATTATCGAAGCGTTCAAGGACGACGAGTATCCGGACAATGGCGAAGTGCTCGGCGGCGAATCGGCGGCTGCAGCCGGCGCTGGCGGCGCGACGCCCGATGCGGACCGGGCCGTGGGCCCGGGAACCGGCGGTCTCTATTAG
- a CDS encoding YncE family protein gives MCRSIGEEKMRKFGRLGVALLVTAALTSAAGGADLKQIGSIKIPGEILANFDISFVDQEAGRYYLADRSNKAIDIFDAQNDTYLGRAGAFIGTIMKNGKVNNDVSGPNGVVIVGKEIWGGDGDSTLKIIDIGTQATTATISTGGTTRLDEMAYDAKDQVFIGVNNAEDPPFVTLISTQPDHKILGKITFADATDGAEQPAYNPDDGLFYESIPQLGKDPKHGGIAVIDPVAAKLIRIIPLENCHPAGLAFGPSGNFVLGCDANGKDMPAATTIMNAKSGAVVAVVAGIGGADMADYNAKNHQYYTASRSNPGGPVLGVIDADKNTLVQTIPIAGGTPHSVASSEASGHVFVPVGATAGGDGTIHVYAPVN, from the coding sequence TTGTGCCGCTCAATCGGGGAGGAGAAAATGAGGAAATTTGGACGCTTAGGCGTTGCGCTTCTTGTGACCGCTGCTTTGACCAGTGCGGCTGGAGGCGCGGATCTCAAACAGATCGGTTCGATCAAAATTCCCGGCGAGATTCTCGCCAATTTCGATATTAGTTTTGTCGATCAAGAGGCTGGACGCTATTATTTGGCGGATCGCAGCAACAAAGCGATCGATATTTTTGATGCACAAAACGACACATATCTGGGCCGCGCGGGTGCGTTCATCGGCACCATTATGAAAAACGGCAAAGTCAACAATGACGTGTCTGGTCCCAACGGCGTTGTTATTGTTGGCAAAGAAATCTGGGGTGGCGATGGTGACAGCACCCTTAAGATCATCGATATCGGGACACAGGCCACCACGGCGACCATCAGCACCGGCGGCACGACCCGGCTTGATGAAATGGCATATGATGCTAAGGATCAGGTGTTTATTGGCGTCAACAATGCGGAAGACCCGCCCTTCGTGACGCTCATTTCCACGCAGCCCGATCATAAAATTCTTGGCAAGATTACATTCGCTGACGCGACCGATGGCGCCGAACAGCCAGCCTACAATCCCGACGATGGCTTATTTTACGAATCCATCCCGCAACTCGGCAAGGATCCCAAACACGGCGGGATCGCCGTCATCGATCCTGTTGCAGCGAAGCTGATCAGAATCATTCCTCTTGAAAACTGTCATCCTGCGGGTCTCGCGTTCGGGCCGTCAGGCAACTTCGTCCTTGGCTGCGATGCCAATGGCAAGGACATGCCCGCGGCAACCACGATCATGAATGCCAAGAGCGGCGCGGTCGTTGCCGTCGTCGCAGGCATTGGTGGCGCCGATATGGCGGACTATAATGCGAAGAACCATCAATATTATACGGCTTCGCGCAGCAATCCTGGCGGTCCTGTGTTGGGCGTCATCGACGCCGACAAGAATACATTGGTGCAGACGATTCCGATCGCCGGTGGCACTCCGCATTCTGTCGCCTCAAGCGAGGCAAGCGGCCACGTCTTCGTTCCCGTGGGAGCGACGGCCGGTGGCGATGGAACGATCCATGTTTATGCGCCGGTCAACTGA
- the prfB gene encoding peptide chain release factor 2 (programmed frameshift) has translation MRAEAQSLVDDIKQSVGLLRRHLDVDSATRRLAELTAKAEDPAFWNDPDAAQKLMRERNELESRLMGLQQLEHNLEEGIGLVELGEAEGDADFEEEGLTTLRRLRKDSEALQIQAMLSGEADGNDAYLEVHSGAGGTESCDWARMLYRMYSRWGERRKFKVEVVEETDGDEAGIKSATILLKGENAYGWLKTESGVHRLVRISPFDSNARRHTSFASVWVYPVVDDKIDVDINESDCRIDVYRASGAGGQHVNKTESAVRITHIPTGIVVACQQERSQHKNRAQAWAMLRARIYEMELKKREEKANADAASKTDIGWGHQIRSYVLQPYQMVKDLRTGVTSGTPGDVLDGDLDAFMEASLAQRLTGRKVEVEDVE, from the exons ATGCGTGCAGAAGCCCAGTCGCTCGTCGACGACATCAAGCAGTCGGTGGGACTGCTGAGGAGGCATCTT GACGTCGACTCAGCGACCAGGCGTCTCGCCGAACTAACCGCCAAGGCCGAGGACCCCGCATTCTGGAACGATCCGGACGCTGCGCAAAAGCTGATGCGCGAGCGTAATGAGCTGGAATCGCGGCTCATGGGCTTGCAACAGCTCGAGCACAATCTCGAAGAGGGCATCGGGCTCGTTGAACTCGGGGAGGCCGAGGGCGATGCCGATTTCGAGGAGGAAGGGCTGACGACCCTGCGCCGGCTGCGCAAGGACAGCGAGGCTCTGCAGATCCAGGCCATGCTGTCGGGCGAGGCCGATGGTAACGATGCCTATCTCGAAGTGCATTCGGGCGCCGGCGGCACCGAGAGCTGCGACTGGGCGCGCATGCTGTACCGCATGTATTCGCGCTGGGGCGAGCGCCGCAAATTCAAGGTCGAAGTGGTCGAGGAGACCGATGGCGACGAGGCCGGCATCAAATCGGCGACCATTCTGCTCAAGGGCGAAAACGCCTATGGCTGGCTGAAGACCGAGAGCGGCGTGCATCGGCTGGTGCGGATTTCGCCCTTCGATTCCAACGCCCGGCGCCATACGAGTTTTGCCTCGGTCTGGGTCTATCCGGTCGTCGACGACAAGATCGACGTGGACATCAACGAATCCGATTGCCGTATCGACGTCTACCGCGCGTCGGGCGCCGGCGGCCAGCACGTGAATAAGACCGAATCGGCGGTGCGCATCACCCATATTCCGACCGGCATCGTCGTCGCGTGCCAGCAGGAGCGGTCCCAGCACAAGAACCGCGCCCAGGCCTGGGCGATGCTGCGCGCGCGCATCTACGAAATGGAGCTCAAGAAGCGCGAAGAGAAGGCCAATGCCGACGCGGCCTCCAAGACCGACATCGGCTGGGGCCATCAGATCCGCTCCTACGTGCTGCAGCCCTACCAGATGGTGAAGGACCTTCGCACAGGCGTCACCTCCGGCACGCCAGGCGACGTGCTGGACGGCGATCTCGACGCCTTCATGGAGGCCTCGCTGGCCCAGCGCCTCACCGGCCGCAAGGTCGAGGTTGAGGATGTGGAGTAG
- a CDS encoding fumarylacetoacetate hydrolase family protein, with product MISLAGAASASLLANTESARAQTANTVQVAEGDDRLHLMSFALTGTVAPRIGVALPDGSLIDLAAEAAHRGSPVSFDPGDMISLVAAEEKGLADVRELVRNASANRPQLSEIRHLAPIPNPRRNVYAVGWNYLEHFAEGQAARQTDVKYPEHPVFFTKGTHCVNGPYDPIPFDPNVSTMIDWEGELAVIIGKRGRNIPEENALDHVFGFSVINDTTARDVQNTRHGGQWFKGKSLDGHGPMGPWIVTKGSLDFNNLHLVTRVNGVVKQDANTSQMYFKVPRIIAELSLGLTLEAGDIIATGTPPGVGFARKPPEFMKPGDVMETEITGIGLIRNEIRSV from the coding sequence ATGATATCATTGGCAGGCGCGGCTTCGGCATCGCTCCTCGCCAATACGGAGAGTGCCAGGGCACAGACGGCCAACACCGTACAAGTCGCCGAAGGCGATGATAGGTTGCACCTTATGAGCTTCGCGCTGACGGGAACAGTTGCGCCGCGCATCGGTGTTGCTTTGCCGGATGGTTCGTTGATCGATCTCGCTGCGGAAGCTGCCCATCGTGGATCGCCTGTTTCCTTCGACCCGGGCGACATGATTTCGCTTGTCGCCGCAGAGGAAAAAGGGCTGGCCGATGTGCGAGAACTCGTGCGGAACGCGTCTGCCAATCGCCCCCAGCTGAGCGAAATCCGGCATCTCGCACCCATTCCAAACCCGCGGCGTAATGTCTATGCGGTCGGCTGGAATTACCTCGAGCATTTTGCCGAGGGACAGGCCGCGCGCCAAACGGACGTCAAATATCCCGAGCACCCGGTTTTCTTCACCAAGGGAACGCATTGCGTCAACGGACCATACGACCCCATTCCTTTCGACCCGAATGTCTCGACCATGATTGATTGGGAGGGAGAACTCGCCGTCATCATCGGCAAACGCGGTCGCAATATCCCCGAAGAGAACGCGCTGGATCATGTTTTTGGCTTTAGCGTGATCAATGACACGACGGCCCGCGACGTCCAGAACACACGCCACGGCGGCCAATGGTTCAAAGGCAAGAGCCTTGATGGACATGGCCCGATGGGACCTTGGATCGTCACGAAAGGAAGTCTCGATTTTAACAATCTGCATCTCGTGACGCGGGTGAATGGGGTCGTGAAGCAAGACGCCAATACCAGCCAAATGTATTTTAAAGTCCCAAGGATCATCGCGGAATTGTCGCTTGGGCTCACCCTGGAGGCGGGCGACATCATCGCGACCGGCACACCGCCGGGCGTTGGATTTGCCCGAAAGCCGCCGGAATTCATGAAGCCGGGGGATGTGATGGAAACCGAAATCACGGGGATCGGCCTGATCCGCAATGAAATCAGATCAGTGTAA
- a CDS encoding substrate-binding domain-containing protein: protein MLPKLLKVIGVLALLGGQAHAADLVVLAAAAVKKSVENVPDRFQKMTGDHVTFVFGTAGQIRKKAMADNSFAIVVLPPAPLTELIKGGLVVDGSRQDLGTVRLAAAVQSGATQPDLTDMQTFKQSLLNAPSIGLANPATGATTGTYLAELFKRMGIADQLSSKIKLYPDGLAAMQGLARGEVALGLGQKSEITPVAGVDLIGVLPDAAQLRTIYSAGLGSNSGDRQAAQRLLTYLRSPEMKAAFVANGFEEETK from the coding sequence ATGTTGCCCAAATTGCTCAAAGTGATCGGGGTTTTGGCTTTGCTCGGTGGTCAAGCTCACGCGGCCGACCTCGTCGTTCTCGCTGCCGCGGCCGTCAAGAAATCAGTCGAAAACGTGCCTGATCGCTTTCAAAAGATGACAGGCGATCACGTCACATTCGTCTTTGGAACGGCCGGTCAAATTCGCAAGAAGGCGATGGCGGATAATTCGTTCGCTATTGTCGTCCTGCCGCCCGCCCCACTCACCGAGCTCATCAAGGGCGGGCTTGTCGTCGATGGCTCGCGTCAAGACCTTGGCACGGTGCGCCTGGCGGCGGCGGTGCAAAGCGGGGCGACGCAGCCCGATCTGACCGACATGCAAACATTCAAGCAATCTTTACTGAATGCCCCTTCGATTGGCCTCGCCAATCCGGCAACCGGAGCGACCACAGGCACCTATTTGGCGGAATTGTTCAAGCGAATGGGAATTGCCGATCAACTTTCTTCCAAGATCAAACTGTATCCCGACGGTCTTGCCGCCATGCAGGGACTGGCGCGCGGCGAAGTTGCCTTGGGCCTCGGACAAAAAAGCGAAATCACCCCTGTCGCGGGCGTGGATCTGATTGGAGTTCTGCCGGACGCGGCGCAACTGCGGACGATCTATAGTGCCGGCCTCGGCAGCAACTCCGGCGACAGGCAGGCCGCTCAACGACTACTGACCTATCTGCGGAGTCCCGAAATGAAGGCGGCATTCGTGGCGAACGGATTTGAGGAAGAAACAAAGTAA
- a CDS encoding N-acetylmuramoyl-L-alanine amidase, whose protein sequence is MASIRSKHLYFAAALLILGTAGSALAGNLPSGRVKLAQNLPASTAPVPSMPVAADAKVSAIGNTTHLTFAMSEKVDVQAFVLANPDRVIVDLPEINFQTDPANGKATALPKGTLVHAFRFGLFAPGKSRIVIDLGGPAKILKAAVEEGAGDAPPRLAIDLAPTDKASFRQAAAAALKASLPPTEANAPPKPVESEKPVVVLDPGHGGPDGGANGVDGAVEKTIVFDFAEMLKHKLEASGRYKVVMTRDRDVFVPLNERVKIARDSGAKLFVSIHADTVSDAGNVTGATVYTVSDRASDREAERVAEQENAADAAAGVQTTEDQVGVNDILFDLTRRETRTFSHVFSRTLVNYLEATARMNKNPERSAGFVVLKAPDVPSVLLELGYLSNDRDVKCLTSPDWRDKTTDKVAAAIDTFFAPKAAAQPERNAVAAGVGRD, encoded by the coding sequence ATGGCTTCTATCCGTTCCAAGCACCTTTATTTCGCTGCGGCTCTGCTGATTCTTGGAACCGCCGGATCGGCGCTTGCTGGCAATTTGCCGAGCGGCCGCGTCAAATTGGCGCAAAATCTCCCCGCATCCACCGCGCCGGTCCCGTCGATGCCGGTCGCTGCCGATGCCAAAGTCAGCGCGATCGGCAATACCACCCATTTGACCTTTGCCATGTCGGAGAAAGTGGACGTCCAGGCCTTCGTGCTCGCCAATCCGGACAGGGTGATCGTCGATCTTCCTGAAATCAATTTCCAGACCGATCCCGCCAATGGCAAGGCCACCGCGCTGCCCAAAGGCACCCTTGTCCATGCCTTCCGCTTCGGCCTGTTCGCCCCTGGAAAGTCTCGTATTGTCATAGATTTGGGCGGCCCAGCTAAGATTCTTAAAGCAGCGGTTGAAGAGGGCGCCGGCGATGCGCCGCCGCGTCTTGCCATCGATCTCGCGCCGACCGACAAGGCCTCGTTCCGCCAGGCCGCCGCGGCCGCGCTCAAGGCCAGCCTGCCGCCGACAGAAGCCAATGCGCCGCCCAAACCCGTCGAATCGGAAAAGCCCGTCGTCGTGCTCGACCCGGGTCATGGCGGACCTGACGGAGGCGCCAATGGCGTCGACGGCGCGGTCGAAAAGACCATCGTTTTCGATTTTGCCGAGATGCTGAAGCATAAGCTCGAAGCGTCTGGGCGTTACAAGGTCGTCATGACGCGCGACCGCGATGTCTTTGTTCCGCTCAACGAACGGGTCAAAATCGCCCGCGATTCCGGGGCGAAATTGTTCGTGTCGATTCATGCCGACACGGTCTCGGATGCCGGCAACGTGACTGGCGCGACCGTCTACACGGTCTCCGATCGAGCCTCCGACCGCGAGGCGGAGCGGGTGGCCGAGCAGGAAAACGCGGCCGACGCCGCGGCCGGCGTGCAGACCACCGAGGATCAGGTCGGCGTCAATGATATTCTGTTCGATCTGACCCGCCGCGAGACGCGCACCTTCAGCCATGTTTTTTCACGCACTTTGGTGAATTACCTGGAGGCGACGGCGCGGATGAACAAGAATCCCGAGCGCTCGGCGGGCTTCGTCGTCCTCAAGGCGCCGGACGTGCCTTCGGTACTGCTCGAACTCGGCTATCTCTCCAACGACCGGGACGTCAAATGCCTGACCTCACCGGACTGGCGCGACAAGACGACTGACAAGGTAGCCGCGGCGATTGACACGTTCTTTGCGCCGAAAGCTGCCGCGCAACCTGAACGCAACGCCGTCGCCGCCGGGGTCGGGAGGGACTGA